A stretch of the Sulfurospirillum sp. UCH001 genome encodes the following:
- a CDS encoding D-alanine--D-alanine ligase — protein sequence MTIAVLFGAQSFEHEISVVSAIALKKVLKSDIVYIFCDYERNFYLIPTDKITSKRFSSGEYKKDKPLYLKQGGFFAKKMLGEEKVTFDVMINLIHGRDGEDGKISSMLDFFNVPYIGPRTEGSCISYNKLFTKLYAKEVGVNVLDYQALRKGSNESIRIPYPFIVKPLRLGSSIGIGIVKEEKELSYALDVAFEFDDTVLIEPFMSGVKEYNLAGCKTNTFHFSIIEEPQKEEFLDFDKKYLDFSRTKRVNEATLDSKTEEGIREAFVKLYDPLFLGALIRCDFFVIDEKIYLNEINPIPGSMANYLFDDFDSIITMLSGYLPKSITMSKEYRYINSIQAAKGK from the coding sequence ATGACTATAGCCGTTTTATTTGGCGCTCAAAGTTTTGAACATGAGATAAGTGTGGTCAGTGCCATTGCGTTAAAAAAAGTTCTTAAAAGTGATATTGTTTATATTTTTTGTGATTATGAACGTAATTTTTATTTAATACCAACAGATAAAATAACATCAAAACGTTTTAGTAGTGGTGAGTATAAAAAAGATAAACCTCTTTACCTTAAACAGGGTGGTTTCTTTGCAAAGAAAATGTTAGGCGAGGAAAAAGTGACATTTGATGTCATGATTAATCTTATCCATGGTCGTGATGGTGAAGATGGAAAAATCAGTTCAATGTTGGATTTTTTCAATGTGCCATATATTGGGCCAAGAACAGAAGGTAGTTGCATCAGTTACAATAAACTTTTTACAAAGCTTTATGCAAAAGAAGTCGGTGTCAATGTTTTAGATTATCAAGCGTTGCGTAAAGGTAGCAATGAGTCGATTAGAATTCCTTACCCTTTTATTGTAAAACCTCTACGTCTTGGTAGCTCCATTGGAATTGGTATTGTTAAAGAAGAAAAAGAGCTTTCTTATGCACTAGATGTTGCGTTTGAATTTGATGATACTGTACTTATTGAACCGTTTATGAGCGGAGTCAAAGAGTATAATCTTGCTGGTTGTAAAACAAATACTTTTCATTTTTCAATCATTGAAGAACCACAGAAAGAAGAATTTTTAGATTTTGATAAAAAGTATTTAGATTTCTCTCGCACAAAAAGAGTCAATGAAGCTACTCTTGATTCAAAAACAGAAGAGGGTATTCGTGAAGCATTTGTGAAGCTTTATGATCCACTCTTTTTAGGTGCTCTGATTCGCTGTGACTTCTTTGTAATTGATGAGAAAATTTATCTTAATGAAATTAACCCAATTCCTGGAAGTATGGCAAATTATCTTTTTGATGATTTTGATAGCATTATTACAATGCTTTCAGGGTACTTACCTAAAAGTATCACTATGAGTAAAGAATACCGCTATATCAATTCCATTCAAGCTGCTAAAGGGAAGTAA
- a CDS encoding type II toxin-antitoxin system Phd/YefM family antitoxin: MTYAKNEIMTATDMVRNFSSVLGSLSKGENKRVVIVKNNRFEAVMITVDEYEKMSEAVQILEKIYASTKKKSDG; this comes from the coding sequence ATGACCTATGCCAAGAATGAAATAATGACTGCTACCGACATGGTGCGTAATTTTAGCTCTGTGTTGGGCAGTTTAAGTAAGGGTGAAAACAAGCGTGTTGTCATTGTGAAAAATAATCGCTTTGAAGCGGTGATGATCACAGTCGATGAATACGAAAAAATGAGTGAAGCAGTTCAAATTTTAGAAAAAATCTATGCCAGTACGAAAAAGAAGAGTGATGGCTAA
- a CDS encoding alpha/beta fold hydrolase — protein MAKKEILFQNNTYALAYEILNFGQPKTILFLHGWGSNKEIMKQAFGKTFVSYQHVYLDLPGFGHSSIDSVIDTDVYAAIVQSFLDALQIKPFMIVGHSYGGKVATLLNPEVLVLLSSAGIVAPKSLKVRTKIALFKLLKPFAPRSFYRFFATKDVDGMSQVMYEILKRVVNEDLSEKFHARKAKTFIFWGKDDKATPLSSGEKIHSLIHGSHFYPLEGDHFFFLKQYRCIEKTLLEFGF, from the coding sequence ATGGCTAAGAAAGAGATTTTATTCCAAAATAACACATATGCTCTTGCATATGAGATACTCAATTTTGGTCAACCCAAAACAATTCTTTTTTTACATGGTTGGGGAAGTAATAAAGAAATTATGAAACAAGCGTTTGGTAAAACGTTTGTTTCGTACCAACATGTTTATCTGGATTTGCCTGGATTTGGTCATTCATCTATTGATTCTGTCATTGATACTGATGTATATGCTGCAATTGTTCAATCTTTTTTAGATGCTTTACAGATAAAGCCTTTTATGATTGTAGGGCACTCTTATGGTGGAAAAGTTGCAACACTTCTTAATCCTGAAGTTCTTGTTTTGCTCTCTAGTGCTGGAATTGTTGCACCAAAGTCGTTGAAGGTTAGAACAAAAATAGCACTTTTTAAACTATTAAAACCTTTTGCACCGCGATCTTTCTATCGCTTTTTTGCAACAAAAGATGTTGATGGCATGAGTCAGGTAATGTATGAAATTCTCAAACGTGTTGTTAATGAAGATTTGAGTGAAAAATTTCATGCACGAAAAGCAAAAACATTTATCTTTTGGGGTAAAGATGATAAGGCAACACCTCTTTCTAGTGGTGAAAAAATACATAGTTTAATTCATGGGAGTCATTTTTATCCTTTAGAAGGAGATCACTTTTTCTTTTTAAAACAATACCGGTGCATTGAGAAAACGCTTTTGGAGTTTGGGTTTTGA
- a CDS encoding acylphosphatase, whose protein sequence is MNTYKLMVTGRVQGVNYRRFVVEMAKALDYVGYVTNLNDGSVEVVINATYEEDLEFFISKLYDGSMFSDVHDVTCEKIGHMIFDDFEKR, encoded by the coding sequence TTGAATACATACAAGTTAATGGTTACAGGTCGCGTTCAAGGTGTAAATTATAGACGTTTTGTGGTTGAAATGGCAAAAGCGTTAGATTATGTTGGTTACGTTACAAATCTCAATGATGGTAGCGTTGAAGTGGTTATAAATGCGACCTATGAAGAGGATTTAGAATTTTTTATCAGCAAGTTATATGATGGCTCAATGTTTTCGGATGTTCATGATGTTACATGTGAAAAAATTGGTCATATGATTTTTGATGATTTTGAAAAGAGATAA
- a CDS encoding UDP-N-acetylmuramoyl-tripeptide--D-alanyl-D-alanine ligase: MEQILLSIVHLGFILGIGFYFITAMQWYSYRVERVLFHYNRYDWHAYFFGLPLLGYYALEGALFYGFVILFLILLFIWHRKMDKKLVWTSRIKRFFLFLVLATLFQDLLCGFFASCLKLGVIIPLVIAQIMSMLYEKLLFMSFQKEAQKKLMSNHALKVVAITASYGKTSIKNFLAHILSTKLNVYKTPRSVNTLGGIVKDINESLPALCDVYIVEAGARARGDIHEIAQFANPHIAIVGCIGEQHIEYFKTLENIRNTKMELIHSSRLEKAFVHESAHIKGTDTILSFGDELGDVESTLQGLSFTMMLDGKKEHFHCNLLGAFNAINIAAAIHVARTLGLSIEEIKEAVATLKGVEHRLQKIEAGGKLIIDDSFNGNLEGMISSYALVATHSGRKVIITPGIVESTEEANTILAKKIDEVFDLVIITGKMNVNILDFSIKKAQKILLTDKSKLQETLAEYTHAGDVILFSNDAPSFI; this comes from the coding sequence ATGGAACAAATACTTTTAAGCATAGTTCATCTAGGTTTTATATTAGGGATAGGTTTTTATTTTATAACGGCTATGCAATGGTATAGTTACAGAGTGGAGCGTGTTTTATTTCACTATAATCGTTATGACTGGCATGCTTATTTCTTTGGATTGCCTCTTTTAGGGTATTATGCTTTAGAAGGCGCTTTGTTTTATGGTTTTGTGATACTTTTTTTAATCTTGCTTTTTATATGGCACAGAAAGATGGACAAAAAGCTTGTTTGGACAAGTAGAATTAAACGCTTTTTTCTTTTTTTAGTTTTAGCAACACTGTTTCAAGATCTTCTATGTGGATTCTTCGCTTCGTGTTTAAAACTCGGTGTTATTATTCCTCTTGTGATTGCACAGATAATGAGCATGCTTTATGAAAAACTACTTTTTATGAGTTTTCAAAAAGAAGCACAAAAAAAACTCATGTCAAATCATGCGCTTAAAGTTGTTGCCATTACAGCAAGTTATGGAAAAACAAGTATTAAAAACTTTTTAGCACACATTCTTTCTACAAAATTGAATGTCTATAAAACACCCAGAAGTGTCAATACTTTAGGGGGTATTGTTAAAGACATTAATGAATCTTTGCCTGCGTTATGCGATGTGTATATCGTCGAGGCAGGTGCGCGTGCGCGTGGTGATATTCATGAGATAGCACAATTTGCCAATCCTCACATTGCAATTGTTGGGTGCATCGGAGAACAGCATATAGAATATTTTAAAACCTTAGAAAATATTCGCAATACAAAAATGGAGCTGATACACTCTTCAAGGCTTGAAAAAGCTTTTGTGCATGAAAGTGCCCATATTAAGGGTACAGATACCATTCTTTCTTTTGGCGATGAATTAGGCGATGTTGAGTCAACATTACAAGGTCTTTCTTTTACCATGATGTTGGATGGTAAAAAAGAACATTTCCATTGTAACCTTTTGGGTGCTTTTAATGCTATCAATATTGCGGCAGCGATTCATGTCGCTCGAACTCTTGGCCTTAGTATAGAAGAAATTAAAGAAGCTGTAGCTACGCTCAAAGGTGTTGAACATCGTCTTCAAAAAATTGAGGCAGGTGGCAAACTGATTATTGATGATAGTTTCAATGGTAACCTAGAAGGTATGATTAGCTCCTATGCGTTAGTGGCAACTCATAGTGGTCGTAAAGTGATTATTACTCCTGGCATTGTAGAAAGTACTGAAGAAGCCAATACGATACTTGCTAAAAAGATTGATGAAGTGTTTGACCTTGTCATTATTACAGGAAAAATGAATGTAAATATTTTAGATTTTTCTATCAAAAAAGCACAAAAAATTCTTCTAACAGATAAATCCAAGCTACAAGAGACCTTAGCTGAGTATACACATGCAGGAGATGTGATACTTTTTTCTAATGATGCACCAAGTTTTATCTAA
- the pta gene encoding phosphate acetyltransferase: MKTKSLYISSLEQAAGSLIVAMGIMELLKGRLGKVAFFRPVILDTTEKDKDIAFMQEYYALSMNEEEMYGYTVHQVESLIAENKYNEVLENLIDKCKILESKYDFVLIEGLNQANFSQTLDFDINLSIAKNLSSPFISILKGKNKSVKEVIDEIHIEAEAIKAAGCQHFATFVNRLGEAEFEELKILNKQEPLHNAPIYFLPEVPELDTPTVAEVKKALGCMHIYGEEKDLRRVVKQSKIAAMKLDNFLEYIEDGDLVITSGDRSDIIVGCLSTVFSNNYPNISGILLTAGMMPHKSINKLIAGFKDLSIPILSVEDGTFNTAVNVAKVPARITPQSVRKIALAMGLFSANVNVSEIEQSINTESSTSSITPIMFEYALFERARKKRKKIVLPESNDERILRATEILLRRDVADIILLGVEDEVRQKSASLGLDISKATIIDPLSSPLMEEFVTSFYEMRKAKGLALDVARDSMMMKNYFGTMMVYSGYADGMVSGAIHTTQETIRPALQIIKTKPGISIVSSLFFMCLETKVLVYGDCAVNQDPNAEELAQIAISSADTAKMFGIEPKIAMLSYSTGDSGKGEEVEKVRLATKIVKETRPDLLVEGPIQYDAAIDPTVAKTKLPNSKVAGEATIFIFPDLNTGNNTYKAVQRSSGAVAIGPVLQGLRKPVNDLSRGCLVPDIVNTVAITAIQAQTNDGANK; encoded by the coding sequence ATGAAAACGAAGAGTTTGTATATCTCATCGCTTGAACAAGCAGCGGGTAGTTTGATTGTTGCGATGGGTATTATGGAGCTGCTAAAAGGGCGGCTTGGTAAAGTGGCTTTTTTTCGTCCAGTCATCTTAGATACGACTGAGAAGGATAAAGATATTGCATTTATGCAAGAGTATTATGCTCTTAGTATGAATGAGGAAGAGATGTATGGTTATACTGTGCATCAAGTTGAAAGTTTGATTGCTGAAAATAAATACAATGAAGTTTTGGAAAACCTCATTGATAAATGCAAAATCTTAGAAAGTAAATATGATTTTGTTCTTATTGAAGGGCTTAATCAAGCTAATTTTTCGCAAACCCTCGATTTTGATATTAATCTCTCTATTGCTAAAAACCTTAGCAGTCCTTTTATTAGTATTCTCAAAGGTAAAAATAAAAGTGTTAAAGAGGTAATCGATGAGATTCATATTGAAGCAGAAGCGATTAAAGCTGCTGGCTGTCAACATTTTGCAACATTTGTCAATCGTTTAGGTGAAGCGGAGTTTGAAGAGTTAAAAATACTCAACAAACAAGAGCCATTGCATAATGCACCTATTTATTTCTTACCAGAAGTTCCAGAACTTGATACACCAACCGTTGCTGAAGTAAAAAAAGCGCTTGGATGTATGCATATTTATGGTGAAGAAAAAGACTTAAGACGTGTTGTGAAGCAAAGTAAAATTGCTGCAATGAAATTGGATAATTTTCTTGAGTATATTGAAGATGGTGATTTAGTCATCACTTCTGGAGATAGATCTGATATTATTGTTGGTTGTCTTAGTACGGTCTTCTCCAATAATTATCCTAACATTTCAGGTATTTTGTTGACTGCCGGTATGATGCCACACAAGTCTATCAATAAGCTCATTGCTGGTTTTAAAGATCTTTCGATTCCTATTTTAAGCGTAGAAGATGGTACCTTTAACACTGCTGTTAATGTTGCCAAAGTGCCAGCAAGAATTACGCCTCAAAGTGTGAGAAAAATTGCACTTGCAATGGGTCTTTTTTCGGCTAATGTAAATGTCTCAGAAATAGAGCAATCAATCAATACAGAGTCTTCAACAAGCTCTATTACTCCTATTATGTTCGAATATGCACTTTTTGAACGTGCTCGAAAAAAACGTAAGAAAATTGTACTTCCAGAAAGTAATGATGAGCGAATTTTGCGTGCAACAGAAATTTTGTTACGCCGTGATGTTGCTGATATTATTCTTTTAGGTGTTGAAGATGAAGTTCGACAAAAGAGTGCAAGCCTTGGTCTTGATATTAGTAAGGCAACTATTATTGATCCATTATCATCACCATTGATGGAAGAATTCGTAACATCTTTCTATGAAATGCGTAAAGCTAAAGGATTAGCGCTAGATGTAGCACGTGATAGTATGATGATGAAAAACTATTTTGGTACGATGATGGTTTATTCTGGTTATGCTGATGGTATGGTCTCAGGTGCCATTCATACGACGCAAGAAACTATTCGTCCTGCGCTTCAAATCATTAAAACAAAACCGGGTATTTCTATCGTTTCAAGTCTCTTCTTTATGTGTTTAGAGACTAAAGTTCTTGTGTATGGAGATTGTGCCGTTAACCAAGATCCAAACGCAGAAGAACTAGCGCAAATCGCTATTTCATCAGCTGATACTGCTAAGATGTTTGGTATTGAGCCAAAAATTGCAATGCTCTCTTATTCGACAGGAGATTCTGGTAAAGGCGAAGAGGTTGAAAAAGTCAGACTTGCGACAAAAATCGTTAAAGAGACGCGTCCTGATCTTCTCGTTGAAGGACCTATCCAATACGATGCTGCTATTGATCCAACTGTTGCAAAAACCAAATTACCTAACAGTAAAGTAGCTGGTGAAGCAACCATCTTTATTTTCCCAGACCTCAATACGGGCAATAATACCTATAAAGCAGTTCAAAGAAGCTCTGGAGCTGTGGCAATTGGACCTGTTCTTCAAGGGTTACGTAAACCAGTGAATGACCTCAGTCGTGGTTGTTTAGTTCCTGATATTGTCAATACTGTAGCTATTACTGCGATTCAAGCACAAACCAACGATGGAGCAAATAAGTGA
- a CDS encoding acetate/propionate family kinase, which yields MKILVLNAGSSSVKYQLFNMTNNAVLASGIIEQIGEKESMAKIKYKDSNDVEQKKEEKCSIKDHDEALKWMSEALIQSGVIHDLNELDGIGHRVVQGGASFQEPAMVNEYVMSEIERLIPLGPLHNPGHLAGMKVSVHQSPNVPQVAVFDTAFHSTLPKYAYMYAIPYKYYEDLRIRRYGFHGTSHYYVTKEAAKYLKKEMNTLNAITLHLGNGASVTAIENGKSVDTSMGLTPLEGLVMGTRSGDLDPAILFYLARKCGLGIDELDKMLNKESGLKGICGNNDMREIMRMSEEGDEKATLAREMFIYRLKKYIGSYSAVLGRVDCIVFTGGIGENDSGVRLKACENLENLGIKIDPKLNEMHSSEIMQISTPESKVKVLVIPTNEELEIAIETLEMIEAHHTK from the coding sequence GTGAAAATTTTAGTCTTAAATGCAGGTAGTTCTTCCGTAAAATACCAACTCTTTAATATGACTAATAATGCTGTGTTAGCCAGTGGTATTATTGAACAAATTGGCGAAAAAGAGTCAATGGCTAAAATTAAATACAAAGATAGCAATGATGTTGAACAGAAAAAAGAAGAAAAATGTTCCATCAAAGATCATGATGAGGCTTTGAAATGGATGAGTGAAGCCTTAATTCAATCAGGTGTGATTCATGATCTTAATGAACTCGATGGTATAGGTCATCGTGTTGTTCAAGGTGGCGCTTCTTTTCAAGAACCTGCTATGGTCAATGAGTACGTTATGTCTGAAATTGAACGTCTCATTCCTCTTGGACCACTACACAACCCAGGACATTTAGCTGGAATGAAAGTATCTGTACACCAAAGCCCAAATGTTCCTCAAGTAGCAGTTTTTGATACAGCGTTTCACTCGACGTTGCCAAAATATGCTTATATGTACGCTATCCCTTATAAATATTATGAGGATTTACGTATTCGCCGTTATGGATTTCATGGAACGTCCCATTATTATGTAACAAAAGAAGCAGCTAAATATTTAAAAAAAGAGATGAATACACTCAATGCTATCACTCTTCATTTAGGTAATGGTGCAAGTGTTACAGCAATTGAAAATGGTAAAAGTGTAGATACTTCTATGGGCTTAACACCGTTAGAAGGTTTAGTTATGGGAACGCGCAGTGGCGATCTTGATCCAGCAATCCTTTTCTATCTTGCTCGTAAATGTGGGCTTGGTATTGATGAATTGGATAAAATGCTCAATAAAGAGAGTGGACTCAAAGGTATATGTGGCAACAATGATATGCGTGAAATTATGCGCATGTCAGAAGAGGGTGATGAAAAAGCCACATTAGCTCGTGAAATGTTCATTTATCGCTTAAAAAAATATATCGGTTCATACAGTGCTGTTCTTGGACGTGTTGATTGTATTGTTTTTACAGGTGGTATTGGTGAAAATGATAGTGGTGTACGTCTAAAAGCTTGCGAGAATTTAGAAAATTTAGGGATTAAAATTGACCCGAAATTGAATGAAATGCACTCAAGTGAAATTATGCAGATTAGTACACCTGAGAGTAAAGTCAAAGTTTTAGTTATTCCAACAAATGAAGAACTAGAAATTGCTATTGAAACGTTGGAAATGATTGAAGCACACCATACAAAATAA
- a CDS encoding GatB/YqeY domain-containing protein encodes MSQLKMKLQDDLKDAMKNKDNFKRDAIRFLMSALKQIEVDERKELSDSDILKIIQKSLKQRDDAATAFKEAGRIDLYDKEVAEAAILKSYLPQQLSDEALKAIIQKHIELSGATSLKEIGKIMGSVLAECEGVADGKRINTIAKELLS; translated from the coding sequence ATGTCACAACTCAAAATGAAACTTCAAGATGACCTTAAAGATGCTATGAAAAATAAAGACAACTTCAAACGTGATGCTATTCGTTTTTTAATGAGCGCACTTAAACAAATTGAAGTCGACGAGCGTAAAGAACTGAGTGATTCTGATATTTTAAAAATCATCCAAAAATCACTTAAACAACGTGATGATGCAGCTACAGCATTCAAAGAGGCTGGTCGCATTGATTTATATGATAAAGAAGTTGCAGAAGCAGCTATTTTGAAATCATACTTACCACAACAACTCAGTGATGAAGCTCTTAAAGCTATTATTCAAAAACACATAGAATTAAGTGGTGCAACATCTCTTAAAGAGATTGGTAAAATTATGGGTAGTGTTCTTGCTGAATGCGAAGGTGTTGCTGATGGAAAACGAATCAATACGATTGCAAAAGAACTTTTATCGTAA
- the flgH gene encoding flagellar basal body L-ring protein FlgH — MRVFACSFVAVLVLAGCSVHPADPKISMKAPVYVDETPSKVNETMAPNPGSLFGQGDNPLFSDLKAMHLNDVVTVTITEKTAQSSTGKKALTKQSSDSLGAGITTAAGGGVLGAVAKNLNEVGNIGFTTGSNNAFTGNGSNTRNETFTTTISARIIKILNNGHYFIEGSRELLINGEKQIIQVSGVIRPYDIDKNNNIDSKYIADAKILYKTEGDIDQTTTKPWGAKFMETIWPF, encoded by the coding sequence ATGAGAGTTTTTGCATGTAGCTTTGTGGCAGTTTTAGTTTTAGCAGGGTGTTCAGTACATCCAGCCGATCCAAAAATTAGCATGAAAGCACCTGTTTATGTTGATGAAACACCTTCTAAAGTAAATGAAACGATGGCTCCTAACCCTGGTAGTCTTTTTGGACAAGGAGATAACCCATTATTTTCTGACCTTAAAGCAATGCATCTTAATGATGTCGTTACTGTTACTATTACAGAAAAAACAGCACAATCGTCAACAGGTAAAAAAGCTTTAACAAAACAAAGTTCAGATTCTCTTGGTGCAGGTATCACAACAGCAGCAGGAGGAGGCGTTTTAGGAGCAGTTGCAAAAAACTTAAATGAAGTTGGCAATATAGGCTTCACAACAGGTTCTAATAATGCATTTACAGGAAATGGTAGTAATACACGTAACGAAACATTTACAACGACTATTTCAGCACGTATTATTAAAATTCTTAATAACGGCCATTATTTTATTGAAGGAAGTCGTGAGCTTCTTATTAATGGAGAAAAACAGATTATTCAAGTGAGTGGCGTTATTCGTCCATACGATATTGATAAAAACAACAATATTGACTCTAAGTATATTGCAGATGCAAAAATCTTATATAAAACAGAAGGCGATATTGATCAAACAACAACCAAACCATGGGGTGCCAAATTTATGGAAACCATTTGGCCATTTTAA
- a CDS encoding type II secretion system F family protein, protein MKYFEVNYLFKGQKTKTIVKSPNRSDAIAIAKVKIPGVILNVKETSAPLEDQLSELKSQLLGALFRKKIKMPNLIAAIRQLSVMTNAGISIHDSVKEVANATVDKTLKEIFKSVNDDLNSGLSLTQSLMSYRDKVGDVTIALVELGESTGNMAESLEKLAEILDEIEENRQKFKKAMRYPLTVVVAIAIAFSILMIYVVPKFKDIFTQFKAELPLPTRILLLMENLINNYGLYLLAAIAAIIILFQYMLNNNEEFKKQYDQYILKLYLIGDIIFYATLSRFCLVFTELIRAGIPIADALDTALLTLDNTHLKKKLSAVKISVQRGISLTESFRDTELFEGMLIQMIQAGEQSGTLDKMLEKVTLYYKSRFSQIIDNIASYIEPILLGFIAAMVLLMALGIFMPMWDMAKAVKT, encoded by the coding sequence ATGAAATACTTCGAAGTGAACTACCTTTTTAAAGGCCAAAAAACAAAAACAATTGTTAAATCACCTAATAGAAGTGATGCAATAGCCATTGCAAAAGTTAAAATACCAGGCGTTATTTTAAATGTTAAAGAGACTTCTGCACCACTTGAAGATCAGCTTAGTGAATTAAAATCGCAACTTTTAGGTGCCCTCTTTCGTAAAAAAATAAAAATGCCGAACCTTATAGCAGCTATTAGGCAATTAAGTGTTATGACCAATGCTGGTATTTCAATCCATGATAGTGTTAAAGAGGTTGCAAACGCTACAGTCGATAAAACACTAAAAGAGATTTTTAAAAGTGTTAATGATGATTTAAACTCTGGCCTAAGTCTAACACAGTCACTTATGAGTTACCGAGATAAAGTAGGTGATGTTACTATCGCTTTGGTAGAACTTGGCGAGAGTACTGGAAATATGGCAGAGTCTTTGGAAAAATTAGCTGAGATTCTCGATGAAATAGAAGAAAATAGACAAAAATTTAAAAAAGCAATGCGTTACCCTCTTACCGTTGTTGTTGCTATCGCTATTGCTTTTTCTATTCTTATGATTTATGTTGTACCAAAATTCAAAGATATTTTTACACAATTTAAAGCAGAACTTCCACTTCCAACAAGAATACTTCTTCTTATGGAAAATCTGATCAACAACTATGGTCTTTATCTTCTCGCTGCTATTGCTGCAATCATTATACTATTCCAGTATATGCTGAACAACAATGAAGAATTTAAAAAGCAATACGATCAATATATTCTAAAACTTTATCTCATTGGCGATATTATTTTCTATGCTACGCTTAGTCGTTTTTGCCTTGTTTTTACAGAATTAATTCGTGCAGGTATTCCTATTGCCGATGCCTTAGATACAGCCTTATTGACTCTTGACAATACGCATCTTAAAAAAAAGCTTTCTGCTGTTAAAATTTCTGTTCAAAGAGGTATTTCTCTCACGGAATCTTTTCGTGATACCGAACTCTTCGAAGGTATGCTCATACAAATGATACAAGCAGGTGAGCAAAGTGGTACACTCGATAAAATGCTTGAGAAAGTCACACTTTATTACAAATCACGCTTTAGCCAAATTATTGATAATATCGCTAGTTATATTGAGCCTATTTTATTAGGTTTTATCGCCGCTATGGTTCTATTAATGGCACTTGGAATTTTTATGCCAATGTGGGATATGGCAAAAGCTGTCAAAACGTAA